In one Bacteroidota bacterium genomic region, the following are encoded:
- a CDS encoding DUF4249 domain-containing protein yields the protein MKKLVIYSFIVFVLAVIFTSCRKDIDVKLPEYKQKLIVEASIETNGFPIVLLSWSVPFFGDFDFSQPGNAFVKGAFITVSDGTITDTLKELDPNTGYIYVGTKITGQVGKLYYLTVTVNGKTYTADTFINPPIALDSLFFKGEQDSLGFMWARLTEPAGLGNNYRWFATRLNKDDLYAAPFSSVFDDKFVDGKSFEFGYERGPQPNEIQEYNDDPERGFYKRGDTVVVKFCTIGRKEYLFWNSYYLNKSSNGNPFSSPSNIMSTFESQDVVGGFFGYSPSFDTLVIPK from the coding sequence ATGAAAAAGTTAGTTATATATTCATTCATCGTATTTGTTTTGGCGGTCATATTCACCTCCTGCCGAAAGGATATTGATGTAAAGTTACCCGAGTACAAACAAAAACTGATAGTAGAAGCGAGCATAGAAACTAATGGATTTCCAATTGTGCTTTTGTCGTGGTCGGTTCCATTCTTTGGCGACTTTGATTTCAGTCAGCCCGGAAATGCTTTTGTAAAGGGAGCTTTTATAACCGTTAGTGACGGAACTATTACCGATACTTTAAAAGAGTTAGATCCCAACACTGGTTACATTTATGTTGGTACAAAAATCACAGGGCAGGTTGGGAAATTGTATTACTTAACAGTAACAGTAAACGGGAAGACTTATACAGCCGATACTTTTATCAATCCTCCGATCGCCTTGGATAGTTTGTTTTTTAAAGGCGAACAAGATAGTTTAGGTTTTATGTGGGCACGTTTAACAGAGCCGGCGGGACTTGGCAATAACTACCGTTGGTTTGCTACAAGATTAAATAAAGACGATTTATATGCCGCGCCATTCAGTTCGGTGTTTGATGATAAGTTTGTAGATGGTAAATCCTTTGAGTTTGGTTATGAAAGAGGTCCGCAACCTAATGAGATACAAGAATACAATGATGATCCTGAGCGTGGGTTTTATAAAAGAGGCGATACGGTTGTAGTGAAGTTTTGTACTATAGGAAGGAAAGAATATTTATTCTGGAATTCTTATTACCTCAATAAATCCAGCAACGGAAATCCGTTTTCTTCACCTTCCAATATTATGAGCACGTTTGAATCGCAAGACGTTGTTGGAGGATTCTTTGGATATTCGCCAAGTTTTGATACTTTAGTTATACCAAAATAG